Genomic window (Amaranthus tricolor cultivar Red isolate AtriRed21 chromosome 7, ASM2621246v1, whole genome shotgun sequence):
TAGTTAGAGAATAAGACCGAAAACAAGTGCATCAGTTGAAAAGACAATGAGTTGTGGATGAGATcggaaaaaaaaatgttataataCGCCTTAAATAGAAATGGTTTAAACTTTGAAATCAAAGGGACATATCAAAAGGGAAAGTGTGTCAAACTTGGACGGATGGAGTATCATAAATGGGCGAGTGAAGATTAAGTTGTGGGTCCGAATGTGGAAAAAGTGTGGGTAATGTTCAAGATAATGTATACCGAAATAGGAAAATGTAAAATTTGgggaatcaaaaagaattggaccAAAACAAAAAGTCAGACAAATAAAAGAATATGGAGTATATTTTGAatacaattatttattttgaagaaaatgcttattttgtaatttttatgcaGTTTTGCAACGTAAATCTATTCTCATGTTTGATATCTAATTCATGTTTGAGATTTACACAGGTCCATACATGTGGGCCTTTTGGCTGTCATTTATCTTCCTACACCTAAAATCGGTGGGATAGATATTGAGTTCCTTACTTGATTTATATATTGATGATGACTTATGAAGTTTAGATCATGCCTTAAATCCTTCGTTTATGTAATTCTCTTATATGAGATTGATATCGAACCTCTAATTTGTTTGTTCTATTTATGTTTCTGGAATCCACTTACTGATTCTTATGCTTTCTTCGAGAGATTGTTTTCCGATATTTTGGAGTTCCAATCTTGGAGAAAGGTTTAATTTCacttattgatcattttttcTTGTCTTAGGTGTTGCAACCGGATATTGAGCTTGATTTTCATGTTACCAAAGTCTCTATTAATAGAAATGGTTCAGCATTACTTCTTACTAGTTCACATGGCATGTGTGCCATGTACCTTTATGGATGTACTTCTGCGAAGGATAATTCAATTATTTGTAGGTATGCCATATATTGTCATGTTCTTGCTATTTAAATGTAGTATATTTTTGACCAAGCATCCTACTCTCGTGGTGGCTTCATGCGGCATTCATGTCCTTTTTGGGTGATCTTAGTAGACAATTTTGTTGTGTAAGATGTTTCCATACCCTTACGGTTCCTCCTTGTGAATGGAGAAGACCTTCAAGATGTCTAAATTTAATTGAATGTATTAGAGTTTGaaagtttttaaatagttttgtatTTATAGTTCAAGTTCTACTAGTAAAACTCAAAGGATTGCGTTTCTAAGTCTTTTAGGGGCAATGAAAAGAATCAGCTTTGAGTAAGAGGATTACTCATGCGCTACGCAAAGAGTTTAGCTTTAGAGAAGAACATGCAGAGCATTAGAATCAAAAACCTTTGTTACTTGTACTAATAagaaaatttacaaaataaacACACTTTAATTTTCAGTTTCAGATCAAAATAAATTACGTAACTATGGgttatacaaaataaattatgatctCTTCTCAAAGTCGTGCATTTTGACCCATACTAGAATTTTATACAAATGGAAATATgctaaatttaacttttaagtttAGTGGCACTCTTTCATAACATGATATTTCGATTGCATCTCTATTTGAGCTACTGACACTAAATCTTATGCTTAACATCTTGATTAATGTCTCTTCTTGTGAAGCTACTTGAAGTTATCGACATTGAAGCTACCCTTTATCTAAGCTCCTTAAAATTCTACCATTTGAAGCTCCACCAAAAATATGAAGGGcttttatgtttttgaaatgaAGAACCATGTGGCgtatagtgcaaaaacaaggccacacTGCATGTCATTGGCATTGTTGCATAGGGTTCTGAAAACGAACTGATATTTTCtgtgttgtaaaggtgtaaaaaatggTGTTTTGGGTCGATTCGAGGTATATCTCATGCTTTTTGACCACACTGCTGCATCATCGTTCCGTTACTGCGATTGTGACTGTACTACATTTTTTCTCTATGGTGTGGCGTGaagaaatgaagatgaagagttTTTTTTCTAACTGGGTAACATTTTATAATGGTAAACAATCACcaaaatttaaccaaaaacttttTATGACATGAATCAAGCGTTTTGAATTTTGACCGagtataatttttacttttctaGTGGGGTAGAAGATTTTTAATGGTACCGCTTTAGAAGCTGATCATTATGAGTGTATGAGAACATGCTCAAATACTAGGGTAGTACAGTACTAATGATTTCAATAGATTTCTGTGAATTTGACTAAGCCCATGCTTTTAAAGTCTCATTCCACTTCCATTTTGTAGTTTGTTGAATACCATCATGTTCTCTGCTTGATGTAGTTCTTAAAATTATACATTCTATTATGCTATATTTTTCTTGCTTATCAACAAATATTTCTTGTAGGACTGTCCCTGTTGGCTCCGAATTATATGAGAAAAGTAATGGTGCTATTCGCATATTGCAAGTGACATGGCATCCTTATAGCGATACACATGTCGCAGTTCTTTCTTCTGATTCAGTTTTCAGGTATGCAATGTCCACCACTCCCCCCTTCCCCAAAAAAGAAAACtgaaaaagaattaaatatcaGATTGGTTGGGTCAAAAATAGGTTCCATTGAGTTTGACCTAATATTATACAGGTTGAAAAAGCATTTTTCAAAACCTGATGTTTTCGGACTGGTTTCAATTTGAGTCACAGGTTGGGTTGAGTTTACACATATCTAATAAACCTTATTACTAAATAACGAATGCAATGTTTCTATGACTGTTTTTGCTTTTTCTCGAAGCCACTATGACTAATCagtgatattttattttgtagaaTATTTGATCTGTCTTCTGCTCTTAATAAGCCTGAGCAGGAATACTATTTACAGCCGCTAGAGCCAGGTAGATCCCGGAATGCATCATCTATCTGCCCTGTTGATTTTTCCTTTGGACGCGATCACTTGTGGGACAGATTTAGTGTGAGTACTGCTAGATTTTTATGTAgggatttcaaaatttattttgccATCATGTTTTTGAAAGATTATTCCTTTTAAGTACTCTTCACTCTTTAGTAATTCTAGAAGAGAGCACACCAGGTCTTTTCTGATTCAACTTAACAGATGGATACTTGTTTTATTGCGTTCCATATCTTGAAAAAGATGTCATGGAGCCTGGAGGGTTGATATCAAAATGAAATCCCTTGTTTCTTTTGTTAATATGTTGCCTTTACATCTTGCAGGTTTTCATTTTGTTCAGTGATGGTTCTGTTTACGTACTTTGCCCAGTGGTTCCATTTGGAAGGTTTATTTCCTGCATATTTGACTTTTGAATTGTTTAATTCATTACTCAATAAGAACTAAAAATGACTTTTGAATGGTTTATATCCTGCATAATAacaaccttttataatttttaatcatgagCAATGATAGATAATAAAAGTTAACatagtgcattggatagtgtTTAAACGATAGTGTAGCAACTATTACATCCCAGAAGAAGTATGATCCTAGAGCATGTTTAATTTTTGTCATTCTGTTTGCCTTGGGACAGTGTATTCATGTGGGAATCAATAGTGGAGATTCACACTGACGCACAAACTTTTGGTCAGAAATCTGCCAACTCAACAGCTATCAGTAATTCAAGCCTTGCCATATCTTGGCTGGAAGCAACATTTCCTGAACTGGGCCAGGGAATGGAAACTAGTCACATCTCAGCGGTGAAGGCTCGTCCCTATGTGTTGATAGACATGTCACTTTCCTTGCAGGTAATTTCTGCACTGTTGTGAGTGGTTTGAAATCGGGCTTCAAACACATATATAAAGTAATTATGTTGAAGCATAAAATTTGACTGCTGCATACTAACTCATGACAAGTATCAGGATTTATGATTATTTGTTCCCTGTCTCCCTTTTCCGGAGTCCCTATTGATGAAGTACAAAGTTCAATGTACTCATTTGTTTGTTGAAGCCCTCTAATCAATCATCTTACTGTGTTTATTTGAAGGAGAAGTTTTTCTGAGTTTGGGACTCTGGATTTAGTTCAAGTTGCTTGGATAGTTGGAGTATTAGGATTTATCTGTTCATCAAGTGAGCGCATGACATGTTTAAGATTAGATTTTATATATGCTCGATAATATTTTCTGTAGCATTTTCGAATATGGATTGATGGCTGTGATGCTTAATCTGTGCTTCTTTGTCTAGGTATTGATGTTTAATTTGTGATCCCACTAATATTTAATTGATATGTATTGTGTTTTGGGTGGAGATTCAAGTCAACCTCCATACAGATGTACGCCATACAAATATACGCTGAACCTTTTATCAGTCATCAGTGAATGATGCTCCTTGTAAATAATCCTTTATTATCTACATCTGCTATTAGTCAGTGTTGCCTAATTCACCAATTCCTGTACGAATTTAGACAAGTGAATTATGATTGGTTTCATTTTTTTGCCCATATTTTGACGAATTCAGCATTTGAAAAGCAAAATAGCAAATCAAGTAACAATATCTATTGTTGCATTTTTATTTAAGCCCCTAATTTTGCTTCATGTTCACTTTTACTCTATGTTTGGATAGGAGGAAATCGATGGAAAGGGAGGAATCACGTTTCACTCATTTCGATACCATAGGGAATTGGAGGGGTAAACTCCTTCacatttaaaacaaaacaaatccttCCGACATTGGAAAGATTTGTAAAGAAACACACCCATCTCCCCTTTCCTTCCCTTCCCTCCACACCCATTCCCTTCCTTCCAAaatgttatccaaacatagtgttagtTTTGAAAAGTATACCAGTAGCTTCTCTACTTGTAAAAGCATTGTCACACTATTATGAAAACTGTTTCACTGGGGCACATGctgtataaattataaatttaggCCTAAAGTTGCATTTTTTCTCAAATAGTTCCAGGATTTGATTTGCGCACTTTTGTTTGGTAATAATCCATCTCCTGCAGTTCACTACTTTTTTAGCAGGAATGTTATTGTCCATTAATTCCCCTATGTTTGGTGGATTCGCAATATGATACCTGCTAGTAGTACATGTCTCTTTTGTGTTTTTTATGAAGATGATGGTACTTGTCAAGCAATTGGTGCGTCGGTACATTACTAGCACCTTTCATAGTTTTTGACTGACTCAAGTATATTTGTTCGGCTTACCTGGAACAGTAATATCTATGAATTTGCCAGGGCCCCCTTCGTAAAGTTTGCCGTAATGAGGAAAGTGATCCTGGATTCCAATGCAGTGGTCGTACTGTGAGTTTTTTGTACAACTCCATTGGTAAGGACTCAGTCTTGGTAACTGCATGGAGTGGCGGGCAATTACAATTTGATGCCCTAGTTGATGAAACTCAACCTCTTTGGCGTACTGGAAATCCCCCACGCCTTTCATTTGATTCCCAAGATCGTATACGTGGGTTTGCTATGATATGTGAATCAGTTGCTGATCAGCTTTCTGTAATTAGGCTTGACCAGCCTCTTGATTATTGTGCTTGGTCAGGTCATCCACCTCCGTTATTAACACTGGTTATTGTAGATTTGGCTCTGCCTAGAACCATTGATAGCGACTCGGTAATTTCTATGTTTATTGATCCTCTTATCCCTGAGAGAATATTCTGCCTTCATGATGGAGGTGTAGATTCAATAGTGTTGCACTTTCTACCATTTGCACATCAGACGAGTGGGAAGGATGAAACAATGAAAACTCCGTCTGTGCATTCTGTGATAAGTACATACCAGGGATCTACAGGTACCTCTTCTCCTCTTTCTGGGTTTGTGGTTCTATCTGATTCATTTGGCTACTCGTGGATTGCTGGAGTTACTTCTACTCGTGAATGTATCGTGCTGGAGATGAAAACTTGGAATATTTTACTCCCCAAGCTCATGGACATGGAGAAGAAACCCAACAAGTCTGACGAAACAGAAGAGACGATCACTCCAGATATTATAAGTAGAGAGCTCCTTGTGGGACCCCAGATTGTTAGTGTTCCACAGGGATCTAGTTTGCGATCAGTTGCTGCTGATTCCATTGAAGGCCGATCAGCCCTGCATgagtatttcaaacttttccATGAGAACTACGTGGAGTATGCGCATAAGGTGATGCGATaaagctttttttattttttattattttttatcatatcaGCATAATACTATATCCCAACTATTTGACTCGATATCTACTCAGCAATGACTTTTTTCTTTGAAATTCAGATGACTAGTGTGGCAGTATATCCGTTACAAAATCCTTGTAATGACTGTACCATATTGATTTAGCCTAGTTCTGTTTGGTAGGGCCTAGGGGAGATAGACTCGTGGTTCATGTGATGTGGCTGACTATTGTAATTAAGACTTTTAACATCGTTGTGTTGTAGGTAAAGTGGATATGGTGACATCGCTTGGCTATAACCCCCCCTATTTCTAATTCGTCCTATGTGTTTCGGGGACCACCAAGTGAAGTGGCATTATGACATCATCCTACGggtcccccccccccccccccccaacacACCCacacaaaacaaaataagaaataagGCTGTGGTACGGGTATGACAGAAAACTTGATGTTTTCATGTTTCAAGTTGATTTGGCTTTTGAACTATATATGTGTAGCTTGTGTGGCCTGTTCAGATTTGATGCATCTTGGTTATACATGAAATTGTTTCTTTTCCTAGGTATACTTTGAACTCAAGCATCATGGGCCTCATCTGAAGAACATAATAGAAAATCTAAATGTACGGTTAAGTGAAGCTCAGCAGAAGCTAGTGAATGTTGAAAAGAAACAGCCGGAACTAGATGACAGGATGAAACGTGCAGTTGAGCACCATCAGCTCTTGGAGAAGCGCTTGCATAACTTGAGAAGGCTTCCTGGGATTTATAAGAAACCATTGACTCGAGCGGAGCGTGAGTTCAAGTCAGAACTTGGTATGGATCTGATACATTGCTTTTCCCATGCTAGCTTCTAGTCTATAAATGCAATCCTCCCTCCCTTCCTTGCTTTTACTACATCgatatattttgttttcagTTATTACATATCGATGACTCGATTTTTTTATAACAATAGTGTATTCATTGTTATAATCTGTAGCATCAGCTAATTGCTGCATATGGCTGTTTCTACAGACAGGTTTAGGACTGTTGAGCTGGATGCTTTGCGAACTTCTATTGAAGCGTTGAACGGAAGATTGAGAAGGTACAGTCAATCTCTCAAGAGAAAGGCACCCAACATTCAGAAGACCCCCTCCAGGAAGAACAACTTGGTACATGACTCCCAGCTAGACCAACTAAAAGATTCACTTGAAAAACTTTCACTTGTGAACAGTGAGAACTCAAAGAAAGTTAAACTAGTAGAAACCGCACTGAAGAATTGGGACGATGATAGATCTTAATAGAGTCGAGTCAGATAAAACACCTGTTATTGATCGGTTTTCAAGTATGCTTTTGTGCCGATGTTCTCTGAATTCAATCTGGTGGCCAAACTATGACAAGCTCCTTGATGGTTTTGGACTTTGGTTTTGAACAAATTCACATTTCTCCCTGCAGAAAGCAATGAAATTCAGAAGACTCTTGTGCAATACTCAAATGCAGGTACTTATTCGCGCAGTATTAGGCGAGAAAAAAATACAGATTTGACATGCTCTGTCCGTGTATGGCAGCATTTTGCTGGAAATCTGGTGTTATTTATtgtatattgtttattttgtatcgCACGAGGAAAATGATTCAATACTGGTAGAATTGTATTACTAGCAAAAAAAGAAAGTCGGAACTAAAAGACGTGCCATATTAATCACGGAACTTTCTAACCGAATTGTATTACTAGATAATATGCTGACGAGTAAAATGTCTCGACGAGCTTCCAAGAATTGGATTCTTATTGAAGTATAGACAAACTTTATTCAATTCGTCCTTTTGATTTTGCCATGCTTTTCATTTtgagttaaattttttttatttacctttttttgttttgttgtttgACTATAatgtaaaaagttaatatttgcCACGCTTTTGCCTTCAAGGAGATCAGGAAAAGTCGACCCTCTTATCTTCGTACTTTTAGTCAGAATAGCAACATGTGCAAGTCATCATATAATCTCTATCAATAGTTGCAACACAACATTTGCGAAGTacatattcaaaataaaatatatttatgtgggatcttattagattcctcttaatataaaaaattttaatatataatttttataattttttattatatgaattataagatatcgagaattaaaattttacttcgAAATACATGAAAAAGTAAAATGgacaaaaaaagaaacaaaatgagTTAAAGATGATT
Coding sequences:
- the LOC130817533 gene encoding nuclear pore complex protein NUP88 isoform X1, translating into MRFNFEMSDASIEDHEADHKSQSKSLIPFSSPSPSTPNDKLQWLPLQDNPFFSSSTAQYSGVGESSDNRCRTNFMAWDGASRIYFWDSENKCLHRFSVRLGEPEPTSVLAATPSKVLQPDIELDFHVTKVSINRNGSALLLTSSHGMCAMYLYGCTSAKDNSIICRTVPVGSELYEKSNGAIRILQVTWHPYSDTHVAVLSSDSVFRIFDLSSALNKPEQEYYLQPLEPGRSRNASSICPVDFSFGRDHLWDRFSVFILFSDGSVYVLCPVVPFGSVFMWESIVEIHTDAQTFGQKSANSTAISNSSLAISWLEATFPELGQGMETSHISAVKARPYVLIDMSLSLQGPLRKVCRNEESDPGFQCSGRTVSFLYNSIGKDSVLVTAWSGGQLQFDALVDETQPLWRTGNPPRLSFDSQDRIRGFAMICESVADQLSVIRLDQPLDYCAWSGHPPPLLTLVIVDLALPRTIDSDSVISMFIDPLIPERIFCLHDGGVDSIVLHFLPFAHQTSGKDETMKTPSVHSVISTYQGSTGTSSPLSGFVVLSDSFGYSWIAGVTSTRECIVLEMKTWNILLPKLMDMEKKPNKSDETEETITPDIISRELLVGPQIVSVPQGSSLRSVAADSIEGRSALHEYFKLFHENYVEYAHKVYFELKHHGPHLKNIIENLNVRLSEAQQKLVNVEKKQPELDDRMKRAVEHHQLLEKRLHNLRRLPGIYKKPLTRAEREFKSELDRFRTVELDALRTSIEALNGRLRRYSQSLKRKAPNIQKTPSRKNNLVHDSQLDQLKDSLEKLSLVNSENSKKVKLVETALKNWDDDRS
- the LOC130817533 gene encoding nuclear pore complex protein NUP88 isoform X2, with translation MVFWVDSRTVPVGSELYEKSNGAIRILQVTWHPYSDTHVAVLSSDSVFRIFDLSSALNKPEQEYYLQPLEPGRSRNASSICPVDFSFGRDHLWDRFSVFILFSDGSVYVLCPVVPFGSVFMWESIVEIHTDAQTFGQKSANSTAISNSSLAISWLEATFPELGQGMETSHISAVKARPYVLIDMSLSLQGPLRKVCRNEESDPGFQCSGRTVSFLYNSIGKDSVLVTAWSGGQLQFDALVDETQPLWRTGNPPRLSFDSQDRIRGFAMICESVADQLSVIRLDQPLDYCAWSGHPPPLLTLVIVDLALPRTIDSDSVISMFIDPLIPERIFCLHDGGVDSIVLHFLPFAHQTSGKDETMKTPSVHSVISTYQGSTGTSSPLSGFVVLSDSFGYSWIAGVTSTRECIVLEMKTWNILLPKLMDMEKKPNKSDETEETITPDIISRELLVGPQIVSVPQGSSLRSVAADSIEGRSALHEYFKLFHENYVEYAHKVYFELKHHGPHLKNIIENLNVRLSEAQQKLVNVEKKQPELDDRMKRAVEHHQLLEKRLHNLRRLPGIYKKPLTRAEREFKSELDRFRTVELDALRTSIEALNGRLRRYSQSLKRKAPNIQKTPSRKNNLVHDSQLDQLKDSLEKLSLVNSENSKKVKLVETALKNWDDDRS